In Scyliorhinus canicula chromosome 8, sScyCan1.1, whole genome shotgun sequence, one DNA window encodes the following:
- the LOC119970593 gene encoding uncharacterized protein LOC119970593, whose protein sequence is MTNFNTVKAVFTGNGSPLLYGFWKQHWQWLDIEHYKVLRLCTREVETVCTREVETVCTRGAVTVCTRGAATVCTRGAATVCTRGAATVCTRGAVTVCTRGAVTVCTRGAVTVCTRGAVTVCTRGAVTVYTGSCDCVHGELRLCVHGELRLCVHGELRLCVHGELRLCVHGELRLCTRGAATVCTRGAATVCTRGAATVCTRGAATVCTRGAATVCTRGAATVCTRGAATVCTRGAATVYTGSCDCVYTGSCDCVYTGSCDCVYTGSCDCVHGELRLCTRGAATVHGELRLCVHGELRLCVHGELRLCVHGELRLCVHGELRLCVHGELRLCVHGELRLCVHGELRLCVHGELRLCTRGAETVYTGS, encoded by the exons ATGACTAATTTCAACACCGTGAAGGCTGTATTTACTGGGAACGGTTCCCCTTTGCTTT ATGGGTTTTGGAAACAACACTGGCAATGGCTGGATATAGAACACTACAAAGTACTCAGACTGTGTACACGGGAAGTTGAGACTGTGTGTACACGGGAAGTTGAGACTGTGTGTACACGGGGAGCTGTGACTGTGTGTACACGGGGAGCTGCGACTGTGTGTACACGGGGAGCTGCGACTGTGTGCACACGGGGAGCTGCGACTGTGTGTACACGGGGAGCTGTGACTGTGTGTACACGGGGAGCTGTGACTGTGTGTACACGGGGAGCTGTGACTGTGTGTACACGGGGAGCTGTGACTGTGTGTACACGGGGAGCTGTGACTGTGTACACGGGGAGCTGTGACTGTGTACACGGGGAGCTGCGACTGTGTGTACACGGGGAGCTGCGACTGTGTGTACACGGGGAGCTGCGACTGTGTGTACACGGGGAGCTGCGACTGTGTGTACACGGGGAGCTGCGACTGTGTACACGGGGAGCTGCGACTGTGTGTACACGGGGAGCTGCGACTGTGTGTACACGGGGAG CTGCGACTGTGTGTACACGGGGAGCTGCGACTGTGTGTACACGGGGAGCTGCGACTGTGTGTACACGGGGAGCTGCGACTGTGTGTACACGGGGAGCTGCGACTGTGTGTACACGGGGAGCTGCGACTGTGTACACGGGGAGCTGCGACTGTGTGTACACGGGGAGCTGCGACTGTGTGTACACGGGGAGCTGCGACTGTGTGTACACGGGGAGCTGCGACTGTGTACACGGGGAGCTGCGACTGTGTACACGGGGAGCTGCGACTGTACACGGGGAGCTGCGACTGTGTGTACACGGGGAGCTGCGACTGTGTGTACACGGGGAGCTGCGACTGTGTGTACACGGGGAGCTGCGACTGTGTGTACACGGGGAGCTGCGACTGTGTGTACACGGGGAGCTGCGACTGTGTGTACACGGGGAGCTGCGACTGTGTGTACACGGGGAGCTGCGACTGTGTGTACACGGGGAGCTGCGACTGTGTACACGGGGAGCTGAGACTGTGTACACGGGGAGCTGA